In Kangiella profundi, one DNA window encodes the following:
- a CDS encoding adenylyltransferase/cytidyltransferase family protein has protein sequence MRVITFGTFDVFHVGHVNILERARAMGTELYVGVSSDQLNFEKKGRYPIYSEEDRMHILSALTCVDFVFLEESLEKKAEYIQQYNADLLVMGDDWQGKFDEMKQFCDVKYLPRTPSISTTEIIEVVRHTPHK, from the coding sequence ATGCGCGTCATCACTTTTGGTACATTCGATGTCTTTCATGTTGGTCACGTCAATATTCTTGAGCGTGCACGCGCCATGGGCACAGAGCTTTACGTAGGCGTATCTTCTGACCAGCTTAATTTTGAGAAGAAAGGTCGTTATCCAATTTATTCGGAAGAAGATCGTATGCATATCTTGAGTGCACTGACATGTGTCGACTTTGTATTTTTAGAGGAGTCACTGGAAAAGAAAGCGGAATATATCCAACAGTATAATGCTGACTTGCTTGTTATGGGTGATGACTGGCAAGGCAAATTTGATGAAATGAAGCAATTCTGCGACGTGAAATACTTACCTCGTACACCATCCATTTCTACCACTGAAATTATTGAAGTGGTACGGCATACACCACATAAATAA
- a CDS encoding bifunctional diguanylate cyclase/phosphodiesterase, whose protein sequence is MFSKPPLPESTLQSLVENDYSAVLVCNDKYVIKAICIDKSIPASTLQGIELKEWLPAELLSGEKLRAVVSLPDIRKERYFIASITRLPKDKSHLNVLVSLQPAPELNLNDQEATPSLLSIYKNMVLDKAPIFIYVLDYRTQLFVEGLEYFSELLGYSQEEFEAMPDGVYSTVHPDDLDIVKAQEKKLAESGDKEVVPADFRVQRRDGEWIWIQIHSTIYARDDEGNAIIEIGSIHQIQKDFETEHALRRKDKYYRTLVENSYDCILMYDQDMNVTYISPSVTRVTGYSEEDLVGKTLDTFIYEEDREEAAANLRYVAENPGALSVVERRINHKDGHVLWIESRLVNHLNDPDIQGVTVNFHVITERKQAERKIHNLANFDPLTQLPNRYLLRKRLLKGLADSVKNDSKLALMYIDLDRFKEINDTLGHSVGDALLQTVAKTIHKCLRSSDTLARVGGDEFTIVLPETSEKEARHIADRILQQFRTPFQADSHTVQTGASIGISIFPDHSKKAEDLFRFADIAMYSAKKERNQYQLYELKHSERENRRRSVEKKLKTAIANDHLRLYYQPRVDIKTGLIRSVEALCRWYDPDHGDISPSVFIPIAEESTLVHELSQQVTDLACKQIVAWRNMGIDTTVALNLSIKDLRNFNLLNQFSDTMRTYDIPGSALEVEITESAAMTDVVNTVKVLNQFKELGIKLSIDDFGKGYSSLAYLSQLPVDNLKIDMYFISQLSSQKQDRMTNVNIIRSIISLAQSLDMHTVGEGVETIQQMSILQSLGCDMGQGMLFCRPMSATAITDLLREGKVTFARR, encoded by the coding sequence ATGTTTAGCAAACCTCCATTACCTGAATCTACCCTTCAAAGCCTTGTCGAAAATGACTATTCAGCAGTGTTGGTTTGCAATGACAAGTATGTCATTAAAGCCATCTGTATAGATAAGTCCATACCAGCATCGACACTTCAAGGGATAGAGCTCAAAGAATGGCTACCAGCGGAATTGCTGAGTGGTGAGAAGCTACGCGCGGTAGTTTCACTGCCTGATATCCGTAAAGAACGCTATTTCATAGCCTCTATTACCCGACTCCCCAAAGACAAGTCTCACCTGAATGTTCTGGTTTCGCTTCAGCCAGCGCCAGAACTCAATCTGAATGATCAGGAAGCAACACCCAGCTTGCTCTCAATCTACAAGAACATGGTTCTTGATAAGGCCCCTATTTTTATCTATGTCCTTGATTATCGGACTCAATTGTTTGTTGAAGGGCTGGAATACTTCAGTGAATTGCTAGGTTACAGCCAGGAAGAGTTTGAAGCGATGCCCGATGGCGTCTATTCAACCGTTCATCCAGACGACCTGGATATCGTTAAAGCTCAAGAGAAAAAGCTTGCCGAAAGTGGCGATAAAGAGGTTGTCCCTGCAGATTTTCGTGTGCAAAGAAGAGATGGTGAATGGATCTGGATTCAAATTCACAGCACCATTTATGCGCGCGATGATGAGGGTAATGCCATCATTGAAATTGGCTCTATCCATCAAATCCAGAAAGATTTTGAAACTGAGCATGCGTTACGACGCAAGGATAAATACTATCGCACTCTGGTTGAGAACAGTTACGATTGTATCCTGATGTATGACCAGGACATGAATGTAACCTATATTTCTCCATCAGTAACACGGGTTACCGGTTACTCGGAAGAAGACCTGGTCGGCAAAACTCTGGACACCTTCATTTATGAAGAGGATCGAGAAGAAGCAGCAGCTAATTTACGCTATGTAGCAGAAAACCCTGGTGCGCTTTCAGTTGTCGAGCGCCGTATTAACCACAAAGACGGCCATGTGTTGTGGATTGAAAGCCGCCTGGTCAATCACCTTAATGATCCCGACATTCAGGGCGTAACAGTAAACTTCCATGTCATTACCGAACGCAAGCAAGCCGAACGAAAAATTCATAATTTAGCTAATTTTGATCCGCTCACTCAGCTTCCTAACCGCTACCTGCTGCGTAAACGGTTACTAAAAGGCCTTGCTGATTCAGTCAAGAACGACTCAAAGCTTGCCCTGATGTATATCGATCTCGATCGCTTTAAGGAAATTAACGACACTTTAGGTCATTCAGTCGGTGATGCTTTATTGCAGACGGTTGCCAAAACTATACACAAATGCCTCCGTAGTTCGGATACTCTGGCGCGAGTAGGCGGCGACGAATTTACCATCGTGTTACCAGAGACATCAGAGAAAGAAGCACGTCACATCGCGGATCGCATCCTGCAACAATTCCGGACGCCGTTTCAGGCTGATAGCCATACGGTTCAGACTGGAGCCAGTATCGGCATCAGCATCTTCCCCGATCACAGTAAAAAAGCAGAAGATCTGTTCCGTTTTGCCGATATTGCCATGTACTCCGCTAAAAAAGAGCGCAATCAATATCAACTGTATGAATTAAAACATAGTGAACGCGAGAATCGCCGTCGCTCGGTGGAAAAAAAGCTGAAGACAGCCATTGCCAACGACCATTTAAGGCTCTACTACCAGCCACGGGTGGACATCAAAACGGGGCTAATCCGAAGCGTTGAAGCACTCTGTCGCTGGTATGATCCTGACCATGGCGACATCTCGCCAAGCGTCTTTATCCCAATCGCAGAAGAAAGCACGTTAGTACATGAGCTTAGCCAACAGGTGACCGATCTGGCCTGTAAGCAAATCGTTGCCTGGCGCAATATGGGCATAGACACTACCGTTGCACTGAATCTCTCTATTAAAGATTTGCGTAACTTTAATCTGCTCAATCAATTTAGCGATACCATGCGTACCTATGATATTCCGGGTAGCGCACTGGAAGTCGAAATTACAGAAAGTGCAGCGATGACCGACGTGGTCAATACCGTCAAAGTCCTTAATCAATTTAAAGAGCTAGGCATCAAGTTATCGATAGATGATTTTGGCAAGGGCTATTCCTCTTTGGCTTATCTAAGCCAGCTTCCGGTGGACAACCTTAAAATTGATATGTATTTCATCTCCCAGCTGAGCAGCCAAAAGCAAGATCGGATGACCAATGTGAATATCATTCGCAGTATTATCTCGCTTGCTCAAAGCCTTGATATGCACACGGTTGGCGAAGGCGTTGAAACCATTCAGCAAATGTCAATTTTACAGTCTCTTGGTTGTGATATGGGACAGGGCATGCTGTTCTGTCGACCAATGTCAGCTACCGCAATTACCGACTTATTGCGAGAAGGAAAAGTCACTTTTGCACGTCGTTAA
- a CDS encoding TraB/GumN family protein, which yields MNKTARIIFIGLLLLLAGIGVGYFAKKYFDTSESQPTVANDEQQPLEQVNPNPPESRQLEPETKPETKAVTEPNYDPAIWKVEHNGVTSYLFGSIHMGDSSMYPLPEHIRSAFSDSDVLVVEIDMTNLNQMEIAQTVQKMAIDPDKPLKEHLSETTAEKYDEYCTKTRSPCQMFSSFEPWFAAMTLEALAMQQSGYKEQLGIDMHFLNEAKGKKSIVELESFDSQLAMLDGMPAHLQDLMLLSTVTREEGATEKLVNAWKTGDVEAFLAESEMSAKDQGISDEDYNAFMDLFLYERNQGMADGIAELLEQGKAVFAVVGAAHYGGEKSVNYYLEQKGFKVTRL from the coding sequence ATGAATAAAACAGCCCGTATCATTTTCATCGGCCTGCTGCTGTTGCTGGCAGGCATCGGAGTTGGCTATTTTGCTAAGAAGTATTTTGACACAAGCGAATCTCAGCCTACAGTAGCTAATGATGAACAACAGCCCTTGGAACAGGTTAACCCTAATCCTCCAGAGAGCCGTCAGCTTGAGCCTGAAACCAAGCCAGAAACCAAAGCAGTTACTGAGCCCAACTATGACCCTGCTATCTGGAAAGTTGAACACAATGGCGTAACGTCATATTTGTTTGGCTCAATCCATATGGGCGACTCAAGCATGTACCCACTACCCGAACATATTCGCAGCGCATTCTCTGATAGCGATGTTCTGGTGGTAGAAATCGATATGACTAACCTCAATCAGATGGAAATTGCCCAAACCGTTCAAAAGATGGCCATTGACCCAGACAAACCCTTAAAAGAACATCTATCTGAAACAACTGCTGAGAAATACGACGAATACTGCACTAAAACCCGCTCTCCATGCCAAATGTTCAGCTCTTTTGAGCCCTGGTTTGCAGCCATGACCTTAGAAGCTTTGGCAATGCAGCAATCAGGTTATAAGGAACAACTCGGCATTGACATGCATTTCTTAAATGAAGCCAAAGGCAAAAAATCAATCGTTGAGCTTGAAAGTTTCGACTCACAACTAGCAATGCTTGATGGTATGCCAGCTCATCTTCAGGACCTGATGCTACTGTCGACCGTTACCCGAGAAGAAGGTGCTACCGAAAAGCTGGTCAATGCCTGGAAAACCGGTGACGTCGAAGCATTCCTGGCTGAATCAGAAATGTCTGCCAAGGATCAGGGAATCTCTGATGAAGACTACAATGCCTTTATGGATCTCTTCCTGTACGAACGAAACCAGGGTATGGCTGACGGCATCGCTGAACTACTGGAACAAGGTAAGGCTGTCTTTGCTGTGGTAGGCGCAGCCCACTACGGTGGCGAAAAAAGCGTTAATTATTATCTAGAGCAAAAAGGCTTCAAAGTCACCCGTTTGTAA
- the prlC gene encoding oligopeptidase A, with the protein MTNPLLHLHGLPPFSKIQPSHMQEAIKTIIDDSRKQINELIDSLDKDSVTWENFVLPMEEIGDRLDRAWSPISHMQATVNSPEIRDAYNSCLPLLSEYGTEMGQHQGLYQTIENLNDKADDLKLDKVQRKILKDDLRDFKLSGVALPKDKQKRYGEIQLRLSELTSKFEQNLLDATMAWHKDFKDAAALEGLPESAIEAAQQTAKMAEFEGYRITLDFPSYLPVMMHASDRELRKEVYTAFSTRASDQGPNAGEFDNSSLMPEILALRQELAELLDFKNYAELSLATKMAQDPQQVIDFLKNLADKSHPQAQAELAELEAYAKDKHGLDHLEAWDIAYYSEKLRMEKYTISQEELRPWFPEPQVIKGLFDITGQLFNIRFEQRDDVDIWHPDVRFYDIYNADNQHIASFYFDLYARKNKRGGAWMADCIGRRRTQDGIQKPVAFLTCNFNSPVGGKPALFTHDEVTTLFHEFGHGLHHMLTQIEYASVSGINGVPWDAVELPSQFLENFCWVKEGLDKIAKHYETGEGLPADKLEKLLAAKNFQSAMQMVRQLEFSLFDFEIHTELDLSQDNPIQHALDEVRKRVSVIKPPAFNRFQHSFSHIFAGGYAAGYYSYKWAEVLSADAFSRFEEEGIFNPQVGQDFLHHILEKGGSEEPADLFKAFRGREPSVEPLLKHSGIGH; encoded by the coding sequence ATGACTAATCCGTTACTTCATCTTCATGGCTTACCGCCATTTTCTAAAATTCAGCCTTCACATATGCAGGAGGCTATCAAAACGATTATTGATGACAGCCGTAAACAGATTAATGAACTGATTGATTCGCTTGATAAAGACTCGGTTACCTGGGAGAACTTTGTTCTACCCATGGAGGAAATTGGTGATCGCCTGGATCGTGCCTGGTCACCAATCAGCCATATGCAGGCAACAGTCAATTCTCCTGAGATTCGTGATGCCTATAATAGCTGTTTGCCTTTGTTATCCGAATACGGAACTGAGATGGGCCAACATCAGGGACTTTATCAAACCATCGAAAATCTCAACGATAAAGCTGATGACTTAAAGCTCGATAAAGTTCAACGCAAGATCCTGAAAGATGATTTACGCGATTTTAAATTGTCGGGTGTGGCCTTGCCAAAAGACAAACAAAAGCGTTATGGCGAAATTCAATTACGACTGTCAGAACTTACCTCCAAGTTTGAACAAAACCTTTTGGATGCGACTATGGCCTGGCACAAGGATTTCAAGGATGCTGCCGCGCTGGAAGGACTTCCTGAGTCTGCCATTGAAGCTGCACAACAAACCGCCAAGATGGCGGAATTTGAGGGTTATCGTATAACGCTCGATTTTCCTTCATATTTACCAGTAATGATGCATGCCAGTGACCGCGAGCTGCGCAAGGAAGTCTATACGGCATTTTCGACCCGTGCTTCCGATCAAGGTCCTAATGCTGGAGAGTTCGACAATTCTTCATTGATGCCGGAAATTCTTGCTTTGCGCCAGGAACTGGCTGAGCTTCTGGATTTCAAGAACTATGCTGAGTTATCGTTGGCCACCAAAATGGCTCAGGATCCGCAGCAGGTTATCGACTTCTTGAAAAACCTGGCCGACAAATCTCACCCACAGGCGCAGGCCGAACTGGCTGAATTAGAAGCTTATGCCAAGGACAAACATGGCCTAGACCATCTTGAGGCCTGGGATATTGCTTACTACAGCGAAAAACTACGTATGGAAAAGTACACCATTTCGCAGGAAGAATTGCGCCCCTGGTTCCCAGAACCCCAAGTCATTAAAGGGTTATTCGATATCACCGGTCAGTTGTTTAATATCCGTTTTGAGCAGCGTGATGACGTTGATATCTGGCATCCAGATGTGCGTTTCTATGACATCTATAATGCTGATAATCAGCATATTGCCAGCTTCTACTTTGATCTTTATGCCCGCAAAAACAAGCGTGGCGGAGCCTGGATGGCGGACTGTATTGGTCGTCGTCGCACTCAGGATGGCATTCAAAAACCGGTTGCCTTCCTGACCTGTAATTTCAATAGCCCAGTGGGCGGTAAACCAGCGCTATTCACTCATGATGAAGTCACCACGCTGTTCCATGAGTTTGGGCATGGCCTGCACCATATGCTGACGCAGATTGAATATGCTTCGGTATCTGGAATTAACGGTGTGCCTTGGGATGCCGTTGAACTACCAAGCCAGTTCCTGGAAAACTTCTGCTGGGTTAAAGAAGGGCTCGACAAAATCGCCAAGCATTATGAAACCGGTGAAGGTCTACCTGCAGACAAACTCGAAAAATTACTTGCCGCCAAGAACTTCCAGTCAGCGATGCAGATGGTACGCCAGCTGGAATTCTCGCTGTTTGACTTTGAAATTCATACTGAGTTGGATCTGTCTCAAGACAACCCAATTCAGCATGCGCTAGACGAAGTACGTAAAAGAGTGTCTGTCATTAAGCCACCGGCATTTAACCGCTTCCAGCACAGCTTCAGCCATATCTTTGCAGGCGGCTATGCGGCAGGCTACTATAGTTATAAATGGGCAGAAGTTCTGTCGGCAGATGCTTTCTCACGCTTTGAGGAGGAAGGTATCTTTAATCCTCAAGTTGGACAGGACTTTCTGCATCATATTTTGGAAAAAGGTGGTTCTGAAGAACCCGCTGATTTATTCAAAGCCTTCCGCGGTCGTGAACCTTCGGTTGAACCCTTACTAAAACACTCTGGAATAGGCCATTAA
- the gorA gene encoding glutathione-disulfide reductase, producing the protein MSNNIKHYDFLAIGAGSGGIASANRAAIRGAKAAVIEAKSVGGTCVNVGCVPKKVMWYGAHIAEAIKYSEAYGFDLEQTGFDWSRLVKNREAYIERIHGAYHRGFESNGVDFIEGYARFIDEHTVEVNGEKISADHIVIAVGGRSIIPDVPGAKHGIDSDGFFALEERPKKALVVGAGYIAVEIAGVLHALGANAHLLVRKDRPLRYFDRDITDALLDRLKQDGPVLHTHTEVSKIEKDDKGLLQVHTNKGCIENVDCLIWAIGREPATDDLGLEAAGVKADEKGFIATDKYQQTNVERIYAVGDITGEAQLTPVAIKAARLLAERLFNPAMPNAHMDYSQIPTIVFSHPPIGSLGLTEDEAVEKYGAEDIKVYKSQFAAMYNAVTPHRAISTFKLVCQGTNEKVVGIHGIGEGMDEILQGFAVAMKMGATKADFDATVAIHPTSAEEFVTLR; encoded by the coding sequence ATGTCCAACAATATCAAACATTACGACTTCCTGGCGATTGGCGCTGGCAGTGGCGGCATTGCTTCGGCTAACCGGGCAGCCATCCGTGGAGCAAAGGCTGCTGTGATTGAAGCAAAGTCTGTTGGTGGAACCTGCGTCAACGTTGGCTGTGTACCTAAAAAGGTCATGTGGTATGGCGCTCATATAGCAGAAGCCATTAAATACAGCGAAGCCTACGGGTTTGATTTAGAGCAAACGGGTTTTGACTGGTCGCGGCTGGTTAAGAACCGTGAAGCCTACATTGAGCGCATACACGGTGCTTATCATCGTGGATTTGAGTCAAATGGCGTGGATTTCATTGAGGGATATGCCCGTTTTATTGATGAGCATACGGTTGAAGTGAATGGTGAAAAAATATCAGCTGATCATATCGTCATAGCGGTCGGTGGTCGCTCGATCATTCCAGATGTGCCTGGAGCCAAGCACGGCATCGATTCCGATGGTTTTTTTGCATTGGAAGAGCGTCCGAAGAAAGCATTGGTTGTTGGCGCAGGCTATATCGCTGTTGAGATTGCCGGTGTGCTGCATGCTTTAGGAGCCAATGCTCATTTACTGGTGCGAAAAGATCGCCCGTTAAGGTATTTTGACCGGGATATAACCGATGCTTTATTGGACAGACTCAAACAGGATGGGCCGGTTCTTCACACCCATACTGAGGTCAGCAAAATTGAAAAGGACGACAAAGGTTTATTACAGGTTCACACCAACAAAGGCTGTATCGAAAATGTAGACTGCCTGATTTGGGCAATTGGCCGTGAGCCGGCGACTGATGATTTGGGGCTGGAGGCAGCTGGAGTAAAGGCTGATGAAAAAGGGTTCATTGCTACAGATAAATACCAGCAGACTAATGTTGAGCGAATTTACGCAGTTGGCGATATTACCGGCGAAGCACAACTCACGCCAGTGGCCATTAAAGCCGCGCGTTTATTGGCAGAACGATTATTCAACCCGGCCATGCCTAACGCTCATATGGATTATAGTCAGATCCCAACCATTGTGTTTTCGCACCCTCCCATCGGTAGCCTTGGTCTCACAGAGGATGAGGCGGTTGAAAAGTATGGCGCGGAAGACATCAAGGTTTATAAATCTCAGTTTGCTGCCATGTATAACGCGGTTACCCCTCATCGAGCCATAAGTACCTTCAAACTGGTATGCCAGGGAACAAATGAAAAGGTTGTTGGTATTCATGGGATTGGTGAAGGAATGGATGAGATCTTGCAGGGCTTCGCTGTAGCCATGAAAATGGGTGCAACAAAGGCCGACTTTGATGCCACTGTTGCGATTCATCCAACTTCAGCTGAAGAGTTTGTAACTTTACGATAA
- a CDS encoding glycosyltransferase family 2 protein — protein sequence MNTKIPVSVFIIAQNEEQHIARAINSCKDFAEVIVVDSGSTDNTKTIAESLGATVVHNDWPGYARQKQYAMSLCKHDWVFNLDADEEITPEVLEATRTFIQQSTYVALKFRRNDLFLEKFLPSYIRLPTNIRLFLKQHTQYHLDNLVHEGPGVKGKIKHTSAYFNHYGYSDIETINRKYEYYSTLKAQEKFNKGKRPSRLKLLLISTLEFIRFFIIYRYCLAGLRGYILSKQAANYAFLKEAKLYSYHQRDKYSRNKDS from the coding sequence ATGAATACTAAAATCCCAGTCAGCGTCTTTATCATTGCACAAAACGAAGAGCAGCATATTGCTCGCGCTATTAATAGCTGCAAAGATTTTGCTGAAGTCATTGTTGTTGATAGTGGCAGTACCGATAACACAAAAACTATTGCCGAGTCTCTAGGCGCTACAGTTGTTCATAATGACTGGCCGGGTTATGCCAGACAAAAACAATATGCCATGTCCTTATGCAAGCATGACTGGGTGTTTAACTTGGATGCTGATGAGGAAATTACACCTGAAGTATTAGAAGCGACAAGGACCTTTATCCAACAAAGTACCTATGTCGCTTTAAAATTTCGGCGCAACGATTTGTTTTTGGAGAAATTTCTTCCATCATACATTCGCCTGCCAACTAATATCCGGTTATTCCTTAAACAACATACTCAATATCACTTAGATAACCTTGTCCATGAGGGCCCTGGTGTTAAGGGTAAAATCAAACATACATCCGCATATTTTAATCATTATGGCTATTCGGATATTGAAACAATTAATCGTAAATATGAATACTATTCAACGTTAAAAGCTCAGGAAAAATTCAACAAAGGTAAAAGGCCATCGCGTCTTAAGCTCTTACTAATATCCACCCTTGAGTTCATTCGTTTTTTTATTATTTATCGCTATTGTCTAGCAGGTCTGCGTGGATATATTCTTTCTAAACAAGCAGCCAACTATGCATTCCTGAAAGAAGCAAAACTGTATTCCTATCATCAGCGTGATAAATATTCTCGTAACAAAGATTCCTAA
- a CDS encoding ATP-grasp domain-containing protein — protein MKIAIATRHNLPDWEQDDQPFFKALTNAGIEFDVVPWDSNTDWSNYDLCLIRTTWDYQERFDEFTLWIKTVSQQTRLYNPEPIIHWNSHKSYLRELEQNGVQIAPSVWLDRGQGYNIKEIMQAKGWQKGFIKPLIGANARECCRFDTDEKGLAAAQAHIDRLVTSEDLVLQPYLATVESFGETSGIFFNNQLSHGTRKVPVQGDFRVQDDYGASDFPYQLSEAEIELATKAMAYVCDHYLPASEDSLLYARIDFLHDPAGTPYLNEMELIEPSLFFRHGGQASCDALVSAIKAKIKNKE, from the coding sequence ATGAAGATAGCCATCGCGACTCGTCATAACCTTCCCGACTGGGAGCAGGATGACCAACCTTTTTTTAAGGCGCTGACTAATGCCGGTATAGAATTTGATGTGGTGCCATGGGACAGTAATACAGACTGGTCTAATTACGACTTGTGTCTAATTCGCACTACCTGGGATTATCAGGAACGTTTCGACGAATTCACACTGTGGATCAAAACCGTAAGTCAGCAGACTCGTCTTTACAACCCAGAGCCCATCATTCATTGGAACAGCCATAAAAGTTACCTGCGAGAACTGGAACAGAACGGTGTTCAAATTGCGCCATCCGTCTGGCTCGATCGTGGTCAGGGCTATAATATTAAAGAAATCATGCAGGCCAAGGGCTGGCAGAAAGGATTTATCAAGCCACTAATAGGAGCTAATGCTCGGGAGTGTTGCCGCTTTGACACAGACGAGAAAGGTTTAGCCGCTGCTCAGGCTCACATTGACCGTCTGGTGACATCAGAAGATTTGGTATTACAGCCCTATCTGGCTACGGTTGAGAGCTTTGGTGAAACATCTGGTATTTTCTTTAATAATCAACTCAGCCACGGTACCCGCAAAGTTCCGGTGCAGGGTGATTTTAGAGTTCAGGATGATTATGGTGCCAGCGACTTTCCCTACCAGCTGAGCGAAGCAGAAATCGAGCTGGCCACTAAAGCGATGGCTTATGTTTGTGACCACTATTTACCGGCTTCTGAAGATAGTTTACTGTACGCTCGTATTGATTTTTTACACGACCCGGCGGGAACACCCTACCTGAACGAAATGGAGCTGATTGAACCGTCTCTCTTTTTCAGGCATGGCGGTCAGGCATCCTGCGATGCATTAGTTTCTGCTATCAAAGCTAAAATAAAGAACAAGGAGTGA
- a CDS encoding CDP-glycerol glycerophosphotransferase family protein, translating into MKILFDVAYLYYLPHFSPVLEELKAKGAELGIVFHSEPPAAIRTQLAPVAEIHIINEDNLVSFYIAQQPDWIVFGHAAEIAEQLNKHTKTALILHGLGPKSTYYNASSSPIQFRFVESEYRKKTLQQLYPEKTFITTGYTKLDPLVNGTSEVINLADKGLVPDKPTILYSPTFYPSTIENFPKDWPEQFADYNILIKPHYLSLIKSAYKKQRELFEHWKNYPNVYLASPEEQSLLPFMATADLMISETSSALFEFMALNKPVIVGHFLKLRVGYWGFLKFRLQKRLSDDYQLFKEIGTNIHHYRELKSAVENNLKNPKLFESQRLKYIEQIVGAVDGQASKRVANFLLSHS; encoded by the coding sequence GTGAAAATACTATTCGATGTAGCCTATCTCTATTATCTGCCACACTTTAGCCCCGTTCTTGAAGAACTGAAGGCCAAAGGTGCTGAGCTGGGCATTGTCTTTCATAGTGAACCACCTGCAGCTATTAGAACTCAATTAGCACCCGTTGCTGAAATACATATTATCAATGAAGATAATTTAGTGAGTTTCTATATTGCTCAACAGCCTGACTGGATAGTGTTTGGACATGCTGCAGAGATTGCCGAGCAGCTCAATAAACATACCAAAACAGCCCTTATCCTGCATGGACTTGGACCAAAGTCGACCTATTACAACGCCTCGTCCAGCCCCATCCAGTTTCGTTTTGTTGAGTCCGAATACCGCAAGAAAACTCTGCAACAGCTCTATCCCGAAAAAACCTTCATCACCACCGGCTATACTAAGCTTGATCCGCTAGTTAATGGTACAAGTGAAGTTATCAACTTAGCAGACAAAGGCCTGGTTCCCGATAAACCGACGATTCTTTATTCTCCGACCTTTTATCCGAGCACAATTGAGAACTTCCCCAAAGATTGGCCGGAACAATTTGCTGATTACAATATCTTGATAAAACCGCACTACTTGTCTTTAATAAAATCAGCCTATAAAAAACAACGCGAGTTATTCGAGCATTGGAAAAACTACCCCAATGTGTACCTCGCCAGTCCCGAAGAGCAAAGTCTGCTCCCGTTTATGGCTACAGCCGATCTGATGATTAGCGAAACCTCATCCGCTTTATTTGAATTTATGGCGCTGAATAAACCGGTAATTGTTGGCCACTTTCTAAAGTTACGAGTAGGCTACTGGGGCTTCCTCAAATTCCGACTGCAAAAACGCTTATCTGATGATTACCAGCTGTTCAAAGAAATCGGTACCAACATTCACCATTATCGTGAACTCAAGTCTGCTGTTGAAAATAACCTCAAGAACCCCAAGCTCTTTGAGAGTCAGCGCCTCAAATATATTGAGCAGATTGTAGGTGCTGTCGATGGACAGGCGTCAAAACGTGTTGCAAACTTCTTACTCAGTCATTCATAG